In Ferroacidibacillus organovorans, a genomic segment contains:
- a CDS encoding ABC transporter permease — MRYFFNRLGFLLISLWAAVTLNFILPRLMPGNPAEIMFAKFQGRMLPQELHALELQFGFSNQPLPIQYLQYLGNMITGHFGLSFTYYPVSVSTVIATSLPWTIGAVGLATLLSVIVGSFGGILIAWRRGGMLDRTLPIATMFFQAIPYNWSAFMLLFVFGFTLNWFPMYHSYGTSETPGFNWPFLASVLRHGVLPVVTIFISGVSGWMIGMRNNMINTLGEDYVVFAEAKGVSTRRLMFSYAARNALLPQVTGLAIALSSIVGGSILMEQVFSYPGIGFQLNTAVSNEDYPLIQGMFLIIALCVLIANFIVDMIYARLDPRVRTGGASS, encoded by the coding sequence TTGCGTTATTTTTTTAATCGGTTGGGTTTTTTGCTCATCTCGCTGTGGGCGGCCGTGACGCTCAACTTTATTCTACCGCGACTCATGCCTGGCAACCCGGCAGAGATCATGTTTGCCAAATTTCAGGGGCGTATGCTTCCGCAAGAACTACACGCGCTGGAACTACAATTCGGCTTTAGCAATCAACCCCTTCCGATTCAATATCTTCAATATCTCGGAAATATGATCACGGGGCATTTTGGCCTATCCTTTACGTATTATCCGGTATCTGTCTCGACGGTGATTGCAACGAGTCTGCCTTGGACCATCGGTGCGGTAGGTCTCGCCACACTGCTTTCGGTAATCGTGGGGTCTTTCGGTGGTATCTTGATCGCCTGGCGGCGCGGCGGAATGCTTGATCGAACCCTTCCGATCGCCACGATGTTTTTTCAGGCGATTCCCTATAACTGGAGTGCTTTTATGTTGCTTTTTGTGTTTGGGTTTACGTTAAACTGGTTTCCGATGTATCACAGTTATGGAACGAGTGAGACCCCCGGGTTTAATTGGCCATTTCTTGCGAGCGTCTTGCGCCACGGCGTGCTTCCGGTCGTCACGATTTTTATCAGTGGTGTCAGTGGTTGGATGATTGGGATGCGGAACAACATGATTAACACGCTCGGTGAAGACTACGTCGTGTTTGCAGAAGCCAAGGGTGTCTCTACAAGGCGTTTGATGTTTTCCTATGCGGCGCGCAATGCGTTGCTTCCTCAGGTGACCGGTTTGGCCATTGCGCTCAGTTCGATTGTCGGCGGATCGATTCTCATGGAACAGGTTTTTTCGTATCCAGGCATCGGCTTTCAATTGAACACGGCTGTATCCAACGAAGATTATCCGCTGATTCAAGGGATGTTTCTCATCATCGCGCTATGCGTATTGATCGCAAATTTTATTGTCGACATGATCTATGCGCGGCTTGATCCACGCGTGCGCACAGGGGGGGCGTCTTCGTGA
- a CDS encoding peroxiredoxin family protein, with protein MDPKKVVLFVLHSELESAYPPLNIAVGAVSSGAEVILAFGRDGVDILRSDYIPIPSKGGAYLANGLYDFGAPSIMELLEIASGMGVRFVVIDEDHVPTKWPIERKELRWILNESADADLFVHF; from the coding sequence ATGGATCCGAAAAAAGTAGTGCTTTTTGTTTTACATAGTGAATTAGAGTCTGCATATCCCCCGCTGAACATTGCGGTCGGTGCTGTTTCGTCAGGTGCTGAAGTGATTCTGGCATTTGGGCGAGATGGCGTCGACATTTTGCGGTCTGACTATATACCGATCCCCTCAAAGGGTGGCGCATATCTCGCGAATGGTCTATATGATTTTGGCGCGCCAAGCATCATGGAATTATTAGAGATTGCGTCAGGGATGGGAGTTCGCTTTGTGGTAATCGATGAGGACCACGTTCCGACGAAATGGCCGATTGAGCGAAAAGAACTCCGATGGATTCTCAATGAATCGGCTGACGCGGATTTGTTTGTCCATTTTTAA
- a CDS encoding ABC transporter substrate-binding protein, whose amino-acid sequence MKHRKKIGLAGAAVLVGALSGFTQPSHAIQRFSQHITKHASANTTPLTIVPGPNGDFQNNFNPFSPAANYGTIGLIYQPLFYFDNISGKTFPLLGTSFSWTNANRTLTVHLRDAKWSNGSAFTSSDVVFTFDLLKKYPAADANGVWSQLSSVQSRGPHEVVFQFKKANVPFASYVLEQFIVPQRVWAKLGDPTKVGAMQPMGSGPYILSSFNAQDYKFYSNLQYWGGPPVVRNLEFPAYSGNQSADLALATGQIAWAGIFIPSIQSIYASKSPHNKYWFPPSNVVMLYTNLKDPLLSQLPVRQAMSLAINRNQLYLQGEYGYEPPASPTGLVLPNNKAWVDHSLPKQDLTFSYNPAKAVQILEKAGFKKNAQGIFTKNGKELSFTLQVVSGWTDWDTDCALIANELGKIGIKVTVQEEQFGAYFSNINSAKKNYQLAISWTNTGPSPYFLYQNMLNSQGSFNVEQLRNATVNHALQMFSETSSSVVQHQAIDMLEKYMAEQLPSIPLVYGATWNEYNDTNFTGWPTQSHPYVNPAPFNPISVGIVLTHLKPVN is encoded by the coding sequence ATGAAACACCGTAAGAAGATTGGATTGGCCGGCGCAGCCGTTCTCGTCGGGGCACTTTCTGGTTTCACGCAGCCGTCACACGCGATCCAACGATTCAGCCAGCATATTACAAAACATGCAAGCGCAAACACGACACCGCTTACGATTGTACCGGGGCCAAACGGGGATTTTCAAAATAATTTTAACCCATTCTCTCCTGCCGCGAATTACGGGACAATCGGACTGATCTATCAACCGTTGTTTTATTTTGACAATATCAGTGGAAAAACCTTTCCGCTGTTAGGTACATCGTTTTCGTGGACGAATGCGAACAGGACCTTAACCGTGCATCTGCGCGATGCGAAGTGGTCGAATGGAAGCGCATTCACATCAAGCGATGTCGTATTTACTTTTGATTTGTTGAAGAAGTATCCTGCGGCAGATGCAAACGGCGTGTGGTCGCAGCTTTCCTCTGTACAGTCGAGAGGCCCGCATGAAGTGGTCTTTCAATTCAAAAAGGCGAATGTCCCTTTTGCCTCTTACGTCCTAGAGCAATTTATTGTGCCGCAACGCGTATGGGCGAAACTTGGCGACCCGACAAAAGTTGGCGCGATGCAGCCGATGGGTTCTGGACCCTACATTCTGTCGTCTTTTAACGCTCAAGATTATAAATTTTACTCCAATCTTCAATACTGGGGCGGTCCTCCGGTCGTCCGCAACCTCGAGTTCCCAGCGTATTCTGGGAATCAAAGTGCGGATTTGGCGCTGGCGACAGGGCAAATTGCGTGGGCGGGGATTTTTATTCCGAGCATCCAGTCGATCTACGCATCAAAGAGCCCGCACAACAAATACTGGTTCCCGCCGTCAAATGTCGTCATGCTCTATACAAACCTGAAGGATCCGCTGTTGAGCCAGCTCCCTGTTCGCCAGGCGATGAGCCTTGCCATTAACCGCAATCAACTCTATTTACAAGGGGAGTATGGTTATGAGCCGCCAGCGAGTCCTACAGGACTTGTACTTCCAAACAATAAGGCGTGGGTGGATCATTCGCTTCCAAAGCAGGATCTCACCTTCTCATACAATCCCGCTAAGGCTGTACAAATTCTTGAGAAGGCTGGATTCAAAAAAAATGCACAGGGCATCTTCACCAAAAACGGTAAAGAACTCTCCTTTACGCTGCAAGTCGTTTCTGGTTGGACGGACTGGGATACAGACTGTGCGCTCATTGCAAATGAGCTTGGAAAGATCGGGATTAAGGTAACCGTACAAGAAGAACAATTTGGCGCGTACTTCAGCAACATCAACAGCGCAAAGAAAAACTATCAGTTGGCCATATCCTGGACAAACACGGGACCGTCGCCATACTTCCTGTACCAGAACATGCTGAATAGTCAAGGATCGTTTAACGTTGAACAGTTGCGCAATGCGACGGTCAATCACGCGCTTCAAATGTTCTCGGAGACTTCTTCGTCAGTTGTTCAGCACCAGGCGATCGATATGCTCGAAAAGTACATGGCGGAGCAACTTCCAAGCATTCCTCTCGTGTATGGCGCGACGTGGAATGAGTATAACGACACGAATTTTACGGGTTGGCCGACACAGAGTCATCCGTATGTCAATCCGGCACCATTTAATCCTATCTCCGTGGGCATTGTCTTGACTCATTTGAAACCAGTCAATTAA
- a CDS encoding sulfurtransferase TusA family protein, whose protein sequence is MTQQLVDLTIDCKGLSCPMPIVKTKKAIDQVSPGQVLEVLATDPGSVADIKSWATRTGHQFIGTTKDGDVFKHYIRRTDPNEVKPEGRHGDVISNEELHGLLTQNPVILDVREPMEYNFGHIPGAKLVPLGQLEEELESLRSLSDQVIHVVCRSGNRSDTACQILSEHGFKRVKNVVPGMSDWTFELEQSPS, encoded by the coding sequence GTGACGCAACAACTTGTTGATTTGACAATTGATTGCAAAGGGCTTTCGTGCCCTATGCCCATTGTAAAAACGAAAAAGGCGATTGATCAAGTGAGCCCTGGCCAAGTGTTGGAAGTACTTGCAACGGATCCGGGTTCGGTTGCAGACATCAAGAGTTGGGCGACGCGAACAGGCCATCAGTTTATTGGTACGACTAAAGACGGAGATGTTTTTAAACACTACATCCGTCGAACGGATCCGAATGAAGTAAAACCGGAAGGGCGACACGGAGACGTGATTAGCAATGAAGAACTTCATGGATTGCTAACTCAAAATCCAGTGATTCTAGACGTGCGCGAACCGATGGAGTATAATTTCGGACATATTCCTGGGGCGAAGCTTGTGCCTTTGGGTCAGCTCGAAGAAGAACTCGAATCGCTGCGCAGCTTGTCCGATCAAGTGATACATGTCGTCTGTCGAAGTGGAAATCGCAGCGATACTGCGTGTCAAATTTTATCTGAGCACGGTTTCAAACGCGTGAAAAATGTGGTGCCTGGCATGTCAGATTGGACATTTGAACTCGAACAGAGTCCGTCGTGA
- a CDS encoding DsrE/DsrF/DrsH-like family protein — translation MAKRVAIIASNGGLETAYKVLNIATAAAATDAEVGIFFTFEGLSIIHKQSEAMLKLRPENAHFAEGFQRANVPTVSELLEIAIDSGVKMLACQMTVDVMGLTKEDFIDGIEVGGAVAFLDFAYDADVSVTF, via the coding sequence ATGGCGAAGCGCGTGGCGATTATCGCATCAAACGGTGGGCTTGAGACGGCCTACAAAGTCTTAAATATTGCAACGGCGGCGGCGGCCACCGATGCAGAGGTAGGAATTTTCTTTACGTTCGAGGGATTGTCGATCATTCACAAACAATCCGAAGCGATGCTTAAACTTCGTCCCGAGAATGCGCACTTTGCAGAAGGGTTTCAACGCGCTAATGTCCCGACTGTCAGCGAATTGCTTGAGATTGCGATAGACAGCGGTGTCAAGATGCTCGCTTGCCAGATGACCGTAGATGTTATGGGACTTACCAAAGAAGATTTTATTGACGGAATTGAAGTGGGCGGAGCCGTTGCCTTCTTGGATTTCGCCTATGATGCAGATGTATCAGTGACATTTTAA
- a CDS encoding GNAT family N-acetyltransferase, whose product MLDLPELTGRHVTLIPLSEEHTDELFQASQDDRIWTYLPSIVRTREDMAEIIKRALLDRRTGVDFPYVIRENATNQLIGSTRYLDYSAENHHIEIGWTWLTPRVWRTAINTECKYLLLRYGFETLGMIRIQLKTDRRNTRSQQAIERIGATKEGILRKHRILHDGYIRDTVYFSIIDEEWPDRKRRLEEMLGIPLFDRD is encoded by the coding sequence ATGCTTGACCTGCCCGAGTTAACTGGACGTCATGTGACGCTCATCCCTCTTTCCGAAGAACACACAGATGAACTTTTTCAAGCGAGCCAAGATGACCGTATCTGGACCTATCTCCCATCGATCGTTCGCACAAGAGAAGATATGGCGGAAATCATAAAACGCGCACTGCTTGACAGGCGCACGGGTGTTGACTTTCCCTATGTGATCAGAGAAAACGCCACAAACCAGTTGATCGGAAGTACGCGCTATCTTGACTATTCCGCAGAAAATCATCACATCGAAATTGGGTGGACATGGCTCACGCCGCGCGTTTGGCGCACCGCGATCAACACCGAGTGTAAATACCTGCTTCTCAGATATGGCTTCGAGACGTTAGGGATGATCCGAATCCAACTGAAAACAGACAGACGCAACACGCGATCTCAACAAGCCATTGAGCGCATCGGCGCAACAAAAGAGGGAATTCTTCGCAAACATCGTATTCTACACGACGGTTATATACGGGATACGGTCTATTTCAGTATTATTGACGAGGAGTGGCCTGATCGAAAAAGACGCCTTGAAGAAATGCTTGGTATCCCCCTGTTTGATCGTGACTGA
- the trxA gene encoding thioredoxin has translation MSTTAITDATFRDFINSDKPVLVDFWATWCGPCKMMAPVLEEVSREYAAKLKVGKLDVDQNPQMSQQYRIMSIPTIIVFQQGKPVKQIVGFVPKAQLISQLSGII, from the coding sequence ATGTCGACGACAGCGATTACGGATGCAACATTTCGTGACTTTATCAATTCAGATAAACCTGTCTTGGTTGACTTCTGGGCAACCTGGTGCGGCCCGTGCAAAATGATGGCGCCTGTTCTTGAAGAGGTGTCTCGTGAGTATGCCGCCAAACTTAAAGTGGGAAAGCTTGATGTGGATCAAAACCCGCAAATGTCACAACAATACCGCATCATGAGCATTCCGACGATCATTGTGTTTCAACAAGGAAAGCCGGTAAAGCAAATCGTAGGTTTTGTACCTAAAGCGCAATTGATTTCTCAATTGTCCGGAATTATTTAA
- a CDS encoding DsrE/DsrF/DrsH-like family protein yields MKTGHIVYFIARSERVPHVLKDALRRSTTYEIDLFFDLDGTHALDTRYADQLSKELEINLAALFEQVIQAGIHLYACQMNVMNSCHLHCIDGVEPAGVVTFLECAYRADAVFSY; encoded by the coding sequence GTGAAGACAGGACACATTGTCTATTTTATCGCGCGCAGCGAGCGCGTCCCGCATGTTTTGAAGGATGCCTTGCGGAGATCAACGACCTATGAGATTGATCTCTTTTTTGATTTGGACGGCACCCACGCGTTGGATACACGCTATGCGGATCAGCTGTCAAAGGAATTGGAGATCAATCTTGCGGCATTGTTCGAGCAGGTGATTCAGGCAGGCATTCACTTGTACGCCTGCCAGATGAACGTTATGAACTCTTGCCATCTTCACTGTATTGATGGTGTTGAACCGGCCGGTGTTGTAACGTTTCTTGAATGCGCATACCGAGCGGATGCTGTTTTCAGCTATTGA